DNA sequence from the Vicia villosa cultivar HV-30 ecotype Madison, WI linkage group LG3, Vvil1.0, whole genome shotgun sequence genome:
ATCCTTCCTAAAAATATCATTAAATTTTACTGGCAAAAGAGATGCCTTCCTTTGCAAGTTGATTCACGTCCTCCACAGCAGACATGACTCTTGCAACTTTGACAATAACTTGATTCTCATCAGGAGTTCCACCCTCCAAAAAGGCATCAATAACTTTCCCTTCTTTAATTCAGTATGTCCTAAAATTAGACTTTGATGATGCAGGACTGTTGTCTCCAAATAGCACTTTCTCACCAATATTGTAGCCATAGAAAcatcaacatatatatatatatatatatatatatatatatatatatatatatatatatatatatatatatatatatatatatatatatatatatatatataatagatcaACATAGCAGTGGTAAGAGTTCAATAATTACCCCTCTCATTCTTCatgattaaatagaaagttgGCGTGTTTATGGTTGAGGGGAGTATCATAGGCATACAATTTTATGAGAAGTAATTTTATAAACGTGTTGATTCAATATAGATAATATCATGAATAATGTAGATATAAGAGTACATTTGGTCATACACCTCACCAATCACTTATGTATTCTCTTTTGAAGTTCAATAACAACTGCACATGTAGCGAGGCGGAGCGGCGGTGATAGCTTGTCTACAACATTTTCGATTTCGGTGAAGTCTTTGGAGACCATTATCCCCAACAAACTCATCAAATTTCCCTTGTTcatctgttaaagcaaaacaccATCAAATCTAAATCAATAAACTTCAAAAAACATTTCActtcatcatctcaaaatcacctAATTCAAAATAactaaattcaattatatatTGTTCCTTGAATTCCAGGTTGCATGAGTATGCTCTGTTTCCCTAAATGTGGATTGTACCATAATGATCACAATATAGTTCTGTCAAAATGAGATTGTATATTGATGAAGTAACCTGAAAGAACAATTATAACCAAATCCGAACGTAACATTCTCTTTGCAACCTTCAACATTCAATGGTGATTGAATTTATATGTATCTTTCTCCACTTGAACACTTCACCATCGTCAAATTCTAATGTCAAAATCTTTCATATCATTGTTGCAACTTTAAAACAAACAACTACCATACATAAAACACATTTTTGTCTCCTGCAGAAAGAGCAAATTGTAGATGAATGACAAAGTAACAAATCTGTAGATGATCCATGCAACTGGACATGCCCAATAGTACCATCTCCACTGGAATGTTCTGTTATCAAAAGGTAAGAAGAACAAAAACACAATAGTTAGCATACATGTAATATAAATTCAAATTCATTGAAACAATCTTTCTGAATGTTAGTATTTACAGGTCTTTGGAGACCCTTATCCTCATCATCAAATTTCCATTTTTCATCTGTCAAAGCAAAAAACaccatcaaaatttaaaaaatcctAAATTTCAATCATAAGACtcccatagtaaaaatcaaactaaaaataaaacaaaagctgTCAAAACAACTCAAAAAATCTAACATTTATCTCCAATTTTCCAACACCCAGATACCAATATATTGAGAAAATCATCAATAACCACTTAAGAAGCAACCACAAAACATACACttgatttttccatttcgaaAAATCTATTCACAATCAAACACCGGACTCGTCCACCATTAACCGCCTCTGCTAAATCAGCTGGAAAACGATAGAAAAGGTGGCTGGAGTATGAATTGATTTTTGCTCTTCATTTGAGTTCAGATTCGATGTGTGGAAACATATTTGTTGGGTAGAAAAAGAGAGAGTCAGAAGCATTGGTAATTACATATTTGCATTAGTGGGCAAAAATTGAAAGGTTTTACATTgaaaagcaacaaaagattttggATGTTCAACTTTATATTTAATGAATGTCAGATTCGTTTTGCATATGAAGAGGAAAGGGGGTGTTGGAGATTCCCAAaattaaataatgataataaataaatataattaaaaataaaaaataaatgttaaaatATAAAGAAGTAATAGATGTTACTATAAATAGAATGGGAAGAAATTGTGAGAATGCATAAGAGAGTGACACTTGacaaacttgccaaaatactcattttgttttattatattgtACGATTAAAATTAGACTCTTTTAAAAAAGGATGAATTTTATCTTTAGAGAGTGCCCATTTTTAATGTCCAACACACATTAAATATAACTactatataaaaaagaaataattttagaaagaaaaaaaaaagtaaatttgtAAATATAAATATATCTATATCTACAATATATCTACAATATATGAAAAGTAAATGGTTTTGAAATACCAATTTTACCCTGCTGCTTTTACACTCCGCCACGTGGATGCCTGCACAATCCTTCCTTTCTTTTGCTTCTTATGACAAGCTTCTTTGTCAAATTCTTATGTTTTGTTGCTTTttgcttattttattattttctttctccCATCACTTCTTCTCATTTAATGATTTTGCTACATTTCACATTGTTTTATATTAAATCTAATGAAAAAATATGTTCATATAATAATACAAGTCTAATAAAAAAATAACCATATTagttataaaatagaaattagttacaataaattaaattaatattatttttattttctattttatatctTTTAAAAAACGATGGatataaattaagaaattaaaattttatacgcgcacaaatttactattgatacaaatattttgtaaatgatacctaaacaaaaataatatttatgtacgagaaaaaatctattatttgtctacatatttttatatacgaataatggtatttatgatctaatTATTTTTcactcaaaaatggtatacgagaaaaatctattattgatctaaatatttttatatacgaaaatttactattgatccaaatatttttgcaaacgatacctaaacaaaaataatatttgtatacgaaaaaaaattattattgatctaaatatttttatatcaaaaaatggCATTAATGATCtcaatatttttgatcaaaaaatgatatacaaaaaaaatctattattgatctaaatatttttatacatgaagatttactattgatccagatatttttgataacaatacctaaacaaaaataatatttgtacacgggaacatgaagttattgatcaaaatattgattattaacgggaacatgaagttactgatcaaaatatttttttttataaattatacattcaattattattttttcacggatataagacatttttctattaaaaaatatacatctgaaacaaatgcgcgtcccgtaccaacCCATGCGAACGCACATGTCAGTTTTTAGTTCCCATATCCAACTCGCTACGGGAATGTAATATTTTAAGTTGTaatatatcaaaatattgaatactaacggaaacatgaaattactgatcacaatattgaatattaacgggaaccagaagttactgattaaaatattgaatattaacgggaatctggagttactgattaaaatatagAATATTAACAGGAAACtggagttactgattaaaatattgaatattaacggaaacatgaagttactgatcaaaatagtgaatattaacgggaacatgaagttactgatcaccatattgaatattaacgaaaacctgaagttactgattaaaatattgaatattaacgggaacatgaagttactgatcaaaatagtgaatattaacgggatcattaagttactgatcacaatatttaatattaacgggaacctaaagttactgattaaaatactGAATATTAattgaaacatgaagttactgatcaaaataataaatattaacaggaacatgaagttactaatcacaatattgaatattaacaggaacatgaagttaatgattaaaatagtgaatattaacgggaacatgaagttactgattaaaatggTGCATCTTAACGGGAACATTaagttattgatcacaatattgaatattaacgggaacctgaagttactgattaaaatattaaatattaacgagaacatgaagttactgatcacaatattgaatgtTAACGAGAACCtggagttactgattaaaatattaaatattaacgggaacatgaagttactgatcaaaatagtgaatattaacgggaacatgaagttactggtcaccatattgaatattaacgggaacctgaagttattgattaaaatattgaatattaacgagaacatgaagttactgatcaaattagtgaatattaacgggaacatgaacttattgatcacaatattgaatattaacggaaacctgaAGTTAGTGATTAAAATAtcgaatattaacggaaacatgaagttactgatcacaatattgattattaacgggaacaagaagTTACAATAGGCTATTTAGACACAACattgattattaaaaatatatatatctaaaacaaatgcgcgtcccaaaCCAGAACTCGTGCGAAAGCATGAGTTTGTTAGTAGTTAACAACTACGAACTATATTGAGAAGatgctttttatttattattatttttgaatttttaaggtTTTGTTATTACTATTAggttctgtttggtaaaactagctgatagctgatagctggtagcttttagctgatagctgatagcttttagctggtagctggtagctgatagctggtagctgatagttgataagctaatgtgactgtttggtaaattagctgtttcattagctgatagatacaaaatgacattaatggcattttaattaatgagggtaataatatattttagttaaaataataagggtattaatggaagaaaaactcacaagctaaaagctacaagctcaaaagctacttcaaatagcttttgaaaaaaaagctacAAGCTAGTAAAAAAgttacaagctaaaagctaaaatagagttaccaaacagagcttttttattaatacaagctaaaaagctaaaagctaaaagctctttttttcgtcttaccaaacagactcttaATTTCTCCTCTATTGGATTAATCCAACGGTTGATATCATTGCATTAGAGAGTGCACTATGAAACACCGATGGAGaggattcaaataaaaaaaaaagttctaCACTTTCCATTAGAGAATGCCATCGTCTTCTACGTTTCATCTATCATTTCATTTTCCAAATCACCAAATCTGAATACACCAATCAACACTTTCTCGCTTCGATCTTTTGTTTCTTCGTAGATCCTGTTTACGTTTTCTCAAATTTTCTCAATTCCTTGAGTTTAATTTACCCAAAGTATTATCTTCCAACTCGCGCATATCAAACATGCAGGTTCGTTACTTCTCACCATCATCATCTTTTAATTTAATGGATGGAAGTTTTTGTGTTTTGAATTAACCTGTATTGAATCGAGTAGTTCTTGTAGATGTTTAGGGTTAAGAAAAAAAACTAGGTTGTTTTTGAATTAAATTGCAAGATGATGAAGAGAGTCAAATTAGAGTATATCAGATGAAGAGAGTCAAATTGTTAGAGGTAGAGGAAGATctagaaaaattatgagagaagttattaaaaaaatctctagattaacgatttggatagaagTATAGTTGGATAGAATATTATGTCGGGAGTTGATTCTTGTAAATGACCCCAattagtgggataaggcttggttgttttTGTTGCAGTGTGGTTTTGTGGCTGATTTTATTGTAATCTCTAGCAATTTTGTGGCAAGCTTAGCATTGATTTTGGATATGGTTGTGTTATAAACGCAGGCATCACGAGCAAGGCTTTTCAAGGAGTACAAAGAGGTGCAACGTGAGAAGACGGCTGATCCTGATATTCAACTGGTGTGTGATGATTCTAACATTTTTAAGTGGACAGCCCTTATCAAGGTATGATAGCTGATGCTCTTGAAGAAACTACTCCATTCGGCCACATGTATATTCAATTGGTTGCTTATATTTGATACATTTGCTCTGGTTTACTTTGTTTACAATTAGGGACCTTCAGAGACTCCTTTCGAAGGGGGTATCTTCCAGCTTGCATTTTCTGTTCCAGAGCATTATCCTCTACAACCGCCTCAAGTCCGGTTTTTGACTAAAATATTTCATCCGAATGTGCATTTTAAGGTAGGATGGATCCCTCTGGTAGTGAATGGCAGTTTGTTGTTTCCTGATGCTTTTCACTTTTAGAACACAATTGTTTGATTTCTTTAGTGAATTTTGGCATCCTGATTTGTTTCAGTGATGAATGGTTTTCTCAAAATTCCCATCTAAGTGATGCATAGTAGTTTAGTAAAAACTGTTTAGAAGTCATTTACATGTGAGTAAATGGAATTTGATACCCTAGTCATCTCTATTAGTGCTATGAGCCGCCAGGCTGAAGTTAGAGCTATTCACTAGCAGTGTTATCAAACATCGGTCATGACGGATATCAGTGGCTGCTTTTGGGATCGCCGTAATGGTAAATATCGGCCGATATTGCGGGGTTTTCTGCCATAGTCCGCTACGATGACACCACAAATAGACCGGTATGTTGAGATTTTGGCTCTCCACCATGGCTGCCATCTGCCATCTACAATACTGTTCACAAGTTGGCTTGTTTTGAGTTTGTGGTATTGAAAAACCGAAACATGTTGCACTTGTTTGGGTTAGTTTTAAGACTATACTTAAACTAATTTCAAATGTTGGTATTATATCTAATTCACATTTAGTTTTTTCCTCTGTTTTTTTAATACCTCTACCCATAATATGATGGCAAGGTTGGATAAGAAACATTACCTATACAAACACTAGATGCGAAAGTCAAAACTAACAAATTATCCATGACTAGCTAGGCACATGAATCTGAATATGATTACTACTTTTATTTGAAGAGGGAATATGATTGCTACTAATTTCAACAGTTTATGGGAGGCtgatatgttagagactaatttgTTTATACTATTTTGCCTCCTCTTTGAGTTTCATAAGAAATCAGTTGAGACTGAAACCAATATTGATTTGAACGCCTGgccatttttttttgctttcCTTCTGTTCTGGATAAGTCTGATTATTAACTTCATTGCATTGGATTTGTTTTTCTCAACATTTTTTCATGAATATTTTTTAACCTCTAGTAATTTTCCAGACAGGGGAGATTTGCCTAGATATCTTGAAAACTGCTTGGAGCCCTGCTTGGACTTTGCAGTCTGTCTGTAGGGCAATAATTGCTTTGATGGCTCATCCAGAACCTGACAGCCCGCTGAATTGTGACTCAGGTTGTCAAACTCTATGTATTTCATACCATTTTCTTATTTGTCTATAGGTTTGTGGAATAGAAAGAAGTTATATTCTTCTCCCTCTTCCAAATGATAAATAAAGTGAACTGAAACAAAAATAAAGTGAGCTGAAAACTTGTACTCTAGTTGGAAAGAAATGCGTTTCTCATTAATTTCCTTTTGGCTGTGAAGGTAATCTTCTGCGTTCAGGTGATGTTAGAGGGTACCAGTCCATGGCAAGAATGTACACAAGGCTTGCAGCAATGCCAAAGAAAGGCTGATTAATTTCTGATAACTTCTGTTCTCTGTTGTCGAGTTAATAAGTTAGCAGTTAATGTAGAAGTTCTTTGttcaaaatttaatttgttttaagtGTATACATTTTATTTAAGATATGATTTTTCGATGTTTTAAGATATGTATTAAAGTGATGACTTGTACAAAGTGTCAATGTGACTTCATTTATCTGGACTTGAGCTAGAATTGAGCTGAACAATTAACATGCTTGAATAATCCTTGTTTGCTTCAATTTTTATGAATGCCATATTTCAGTGAAGACATTTTGCTTTCTGCTGTGCATTTGATAATTTAATTTACAACGCAATGATGTGCCGGCATAGTTACATTCATGGTTTGACTGATTGTGATAATTCATAATTCCTTTTGGAGGAAGCATTTTGCTTCGTCCAAGTGGATGAACTATTGGAT
Encoded proteins:
- the LOC131660046 gene encoding protein PEROXIN-4, with amino-acid sequence MQASRARLFKEYKEVQREKTADPDIQLVCDDSNIFKWTALIKGPSETPFEGGIFQLAFSVPEHYPLQPPQVRFLTKIFHPNVHFKTGEICLDILKTAWSPAWTLQSVCRAIIALMAHPEPDSPLNCDSGNLLRSGDVRGYQSMARMYTRLAAMPKKG